TCGTCGCCGTACTGGCCGGCCTGGTGAAGCGGCCGACGCGCCCGCTCAGTTGAGGTCGGCGTCGCGCGTATCGCGCAGGAACAGGCCACCGATGATCACGGTCGCCACCGCCACCACGATCGGATACCACAGCCCCGCGTAGGGGTCGCCTGTCAACGCCACCAGGGCGAATGCCGTGGTCGGCAGGAAGCCGCCGAACCAGCCGTTGCCGATGTGATACGGCAGGCTCATCGAGGTGTAGCGGATCCGTGTCGGGAACAGTTCCACCAGCCATGCGGCGATCGGCCCGTAGACCATCGTCACATACAGCACCAGCAGCGTGAGCAACGCGAGTACGGCGCCACGGTTGATCCGCGCCGGATCGGCCTGGGCCGGATACCCGGCCGCCGCCACGGCGGTGGTGACGGCCGTGTTGAGCCGTTCGAGCCGCGGCGCCAGCGCCTCGGGCGCCAGCTGGCGGCCGTCAAAACTGTCGATCTGCGCCGATCCCACGCGGATCACCGCGCCACTGCCCGGCGCGCCGGCGATCGTGCGGTACGGCAGGTTGCGGCCAGCCAGCGCGGTCTTGGCGATATCGCAGGCGCTGCGGAAGGCCACATGCGATTTCAGCTCGCTCGGCACGAACTGGAACGCGCATTCGGAAACATCCGCCGTGAGCGTGATCGGCGCTGTTGCACTCGCCGCCTCCAGCTGCGGATTGGCGTAGTGCGTCAGGCCGCGGAAGATCGGGAAATAGGTCAGCGCCGCGATGAGGCAACCGGCCAGCACGATCGGCTTGCGGCCGACCCGGTCCGACAGCCAGCCGAACAGTACGAAGAAGGGCGTGGCCAGGATCAACGCGCCGGCCATCAGCAGATTGGCGAGGGTCAGATCGACCTTGAGCGTGTGGGTCAGGAAGAACAGCGCATAGAACTGCCCGCAGTACCAGACGACGGCCTGGCCGGCGGTGGCGCCGAGCAGCGCCAGGAGGGCGACGCGGCCATTGCGCGAAAAGAAGCTCTCGCGGATGGGCGACTGGCTGACCCGACCGCTGCGCTGCATCTGCTGGAACAACGGCGATTCGGCCAGCTGCAGGCGGATCCACACGGAAACGCCCAGCAGCACGATCGACAGGAGGAACGGAATGCGCCAGCCCCAGCGGGCGAAGCTGTCGGCATCCATGGCGCCGCGGCAGGCCAGGATCACCACCAGCGACAGCAGCAGGCCGAGCGTGGCCGTGGTCTGGATGAAGCTGGTGTAAAACCCGCGCCGCCCCGGTGGGGCGTGTTCGGCAACGTAGGTCGCTGCGCCGCCGTACTCGCCACCCAGCGCCAGGCCCTGCAGCAGGCGCAACACGATCAGGATGATCGGCGCGGCGATGCCGATCGAGGCATAGCCCGGCAAGATGCCGACCAGGCACGTCGAGACACCCATCAGCACGATCGTCACCAGGAAGGTGTGCTTGCGACCGACCTTGTCCCCCAGGCGCCCGAACACCAGCGCGCCGAAGGGGCGCACCGCGAATCCGGCCGCAAAGGCCAGCAGGGCAAAGATGAAGCCACTGGTCGCATCCAGTGCGGTGAAGAACTGCCTGGCGATGATGCCGGCCAGGGCGCCATACAGGTAGAAGTCGTACCACTCGAACACGGTACCCAGGCTCGACGCCAGGATCAGCCGGCGGTGCTCGCGCGTCATGCCGCCGTCGGCACGGGATACGGCTTCAACGGGAACAGTCGCCATGCGCCGCGCCTCTGGAGGGATGATCAGAAACCCACGCCTGAAACGTCGAGCCGGGCGCTTGCGTCCGTGGCCACGTGCATGGAGGACGCCTATGGTCCAGCCTGGCTCGTCGCCCCGGATCTTGCCGGCCCCGTCCCTCCGCTCGCAGGCCGGGCCCTGTCTCATGCCAATCGGTGATTAGGGCCGTCCGCGCCGTTTCGCAAACGTATGTTCGTCCGGCGCAGGGTGCGCCGGTGCGGCAACCACGCCTATTGGCTATTGGTCGATGCGCGATCGTCATTCGACTAAAGTTGAACTGGCGTCCATTGAATGCGTCTGCGTAAGTCATGCTCGCCCTGCCTGGAACAGTGCCCGCAAGCGGGCAACGGGGTTGTGAAGACAACGTCGGGTGGGGACCGTCCCCCATCCGGACAGACGCACGTCGGATCCGTCGAGCGACGGCGCCCTCACCGGCCCGCGCGGCCACAAGTACACATGGAGAGAATGTATGTCCGGAAAAGTCTATCCGGTCGACCCGGCCTTTGCCGAGCGGACCCGCATCAATGCCGACACCTACGAAGCCCTCTACGCACGCTCGGTGGCCGACCCGGAGGGCTTCTGGTCCGAGATCGCCCGGCGCCTCGACTGGATCACGCCGTTCAGCCGGGTCAAGGACGTGTCTTTTGATCCGAATAACCTCCACATCCGCTGGTTCGACGACGGACGCCTCAACGTCTCCGCCAATTGCCTGGACCGGCACCTGGCCAGCCGCGGCGACAAGACCGCGATCGTGTTCGAGGGCGACAACCCGGACGAATCGCGCCGGATCAGCTACCGGGAACTGTACGAGGAGGTCTGCCGCGCCGCGAACCTGCTGCGCAACCTGGGCGTGAAGAAGGGCGACCGCGTCGCCATCTACCTGCCGATGATTCCCGAGGCGGCGGTCGCCATGCTCGCCTGCGCCCGTATCGGCGCCGTGCACTCGGTGGTCTTCGGCGGCTTCTCGCCCGATTCGCTCGCCGGCCGCATTGCCGACAGCCAGTGCAAGCTGGTCATCACCGCCGACGAGGGCCTGCGCGGCGGCAAGAAGGTGCCGCTCAAGGCCAACGTCGATGAAGCACTGACCCGGCCGGGCACCACGTCGGTGGAAACGGTGCTGGTGGTACGCCGCACGGGCGCCCCGGTGCCGATGCAGGTGCCGCGTGATCGCTGGTGGGCGCCGCTGGTGGCCATGCAGGCGACCGAGTGCGCGCCCGAGCCGATGGGCGCGGAAGATCCATTGTTTATTTTGTATACATCCGGCTCCACCGGAAAGCCCAAGGGCGTGCTGCACACGACGGGCGGGTATCTGGTGTACGTGAGCTACACGCACGAGTGCGTGTTCGATCTGCGCGAGGATGACGTGTACTGGTGTACGGCTGACGTGGGCTGGGTGACCGGGCATTCGTACGTGCTGTACGGCCCGCTCGCCAATGGCGCCACCACGCTGATGTTCGAAGGCGTGCCGAGCTGGCCGGACGTGAGCCGTTTCTGGCGCGTGGTGGACAAGCACAAGGTCACCCTCTTCTACACCGCGCCGACCGCCATCCGCGCGCTGATGCGCGATGGCGACGCGCCGGTGAAGCAGGCCTCGCGCCAGTCACTGCGGCTGCTCGGAACCGTCGGTGAGCCGATCAATCCCGAAGCCTGGGAGTGGTACCACAAGGTCGTTGGCGACGGACGCTGCCCCATCGTGGACACCTGGTGGCAGACCGAAACCGGCGGCATCCTGATCTCCCCCCTGCCCGGCGCCACGGCCACCAAGCCCGGTTCCGCCACGCGGCCGTTCTTCGGCGTGAAGCCGGCGGTGGTCGATGCCGCAGGCCAGGTGCTGGACGGCGCCTGCGAGGGCAATCTCGTCCTCACCGATTCCTGGCCCGGCCAGATGCGCACGGTGTACGGCGATCACGCGCGTTTTGTCGAAACCTATTTCACTGCCTATCCCGGCAGCTACTTCACCGGCGATGGTGTGCGCCGCGACGAGGACGGCTACTACTGGATCACCGGCCGCGTGGACGATGTGATCAATGTCTCGGGTCATCGCATCGGCACGGCGGAAGTCGAGAGTGCGCTGGTGGCGCATCCGAAAGTCGCCGAGGCGGCAGTGGTCGGGTGCCCCCACGACATCAAGGGCCAGGGCATCTACGCCTACGTGACGCTCAACGCAGGTGAACCGGGCAGCGACGAACTGCGCCGCGAACTGATCGGCTGGGTGCGCAAGGAAATCGGGCCGATCGCCTCGCCGGACTACCTGCAGTGGGCGCCGGGACTGCCGAAGACGCGCTCGGGCAAGATCATGCGCCGCATCCTGCGCAAGATTGCCGAGAATGCGCCGGAGCAGCTGGGCGACACCTCCACCCTGGCCGATCCGTCGGTGGTGCACAACCTCGTGGAGGAACGCCTCGTCCGCTGACACGGCAATCATTGCGCACTCGCCGATGCATGACCTTGGCGGCATTGCGGGAGCATTGCCGTCGATGCCATGCTGGTCGCCATGTCCGAATTCCTGATAGCCGACGATCATCCGTTGTATCGCGACGCATTGCGCCGCGCGATCACCCAGGCCGCGCCCGACGCGCGGTTGTTCGAGGCCGATACCGTCCCGGCGTTGTTCAGCCTGGTGGAGGCACACCCGGACGCCGAGCTGTTGCTGCTGGACCTGCACATGCCCGGCGCCCGCGGTTTTTCCGCTTTGGCACATTTGCGCGGCCAGCACCCGGGGTTGCCGGTGATCGTGGTCTCCGCCCACGAGGAAGCCACGGTGGCGCGTCGCGCCCTCGCGCACGGCGCGGCCGGCTATATTCCCAAGTCCAGTTCGGCCGACACGATCGTCGCGGCGATCCGGCAGGTGCTTGACGGCGAGATCTGGCTGCCGCCACAGCATGCCGCGGGGGCTGCCGAACTGCGCAGCGACGAAGCCCAGGTGGCCGCACGCGTGGCCGAGCTCACGCCACAGCAGTTCCGCGTGCTGGCGATGATTGCCGAGGGCTTGCTCAACAAGCAGATCGCCTACGAGCTGGGTGTCTCCGAAGCCACGGTCAAGGCGCACATGACCGCGATCATGCGCAAGCTCGGCTGCAACAACCGCACTCAGGTGGCCTTGGCGGCCAGCCAGCTCGCGCTCGAACCGGTGACGCCGCCGGCGCCCTCCATCGACGACGATCAATAGCGTCGCTGCCAGGCCGGCGCCCGCCCGCCGGAGGGGGAGATCGGCACCGGCGCTCGTTCCAGGGAAAGCCCTCCCGCCACGCCCGCTCCATCGGCCGGACGACGCCGGCCGGCACCGCGCCGCACGCGCGGTGTTACCGCGGTGCTAGTCTTGCCAACGCGCGCGGGTCGGTCCGCCCGTGACCGCACAGACAGGCATACCGTGGCAGAAGACGACATCACCGCACTCCTCAAGCAAGCGCACGCGGGTGACGGCGACGCTCTGGAAACCGTGCTCGAGCGGGTCTACGAGCGCCTGCGCCAGCTGGCACGCCGGCAGCTGGCCGGTGACCGCCACCAGACGCTCTGCACGACGGCCCTGGTCCATGAAACCTTCATGGGACTGGTGGAGCGCGGCCAGCTGGATTTCGACGACCGCG
This genomic stretch from Tahibacter amnicola harbors:
- a CDS encoding MFS transporter, producing MATVPVEAVSRADGGMTREHRRLILASSLGTVFEWYDFYLYGALAGIIARQFFTALDATSGFIFALLAFAAGFAVRPFGALVFGRLGDKVGRKHTFLVTIVLMGVSTCLVGILPGYASIGIAAPIILIVLRLLQGLALGGEYGGAATYVAEHAPPGRRGFYTSFIQTTATLGLLLSLVVILACRGAMDADSFARWGWRIPFLLSIVLLGVSVWIRLQLAESPLFQQMQRSGRVSQSPIRESFFSRNGRVALLALLGATAGQAVVWYCGQFYALFFLTHTLKVDLTLANLLMAGALILATPFFVLFGWLSDRVGRKPIVLAGCLIAALTYFPIFRGLTHYANPQLEAASATAPITLTADVSECAFQFVPSELKSHVAFRSACDIAKTALAGRNLPYRTIAGAPGSGAVIRVGSAQIDSFDGRQLAPEALAPRLERLNTAVTTAVAAAGYPAQADPARINRGAVLALLTLLVLYVTMVYGPIAAWLVELFPTRIRYTSMSLPYHIGNGWFGGFLPTTAFALVALTGDPYAGLWYPIVVAVATVIIGGLFLRDTRDADLN
- the acs gene encoding acetate--CoA ligase, encoding MSGKVYPVDPAFAERTRINADTYEALYARSVADPEGFWSEIARRLDWITPFSRVKDVSFDPNNLHIRWFDDGRLNVSANCLDRHLASRGDKTAIVFEGDNPDESRRISYRELYEEVCRAANLLRNLGVKKGDRVAIYLPMIPEAAVAMLACARIGAVHSVVFGGFSPDSLAGRIADSQCKLVITADEGLRGGKKVPLKANVDEALTRPGTTSVETVLVVRRTGAPVPMQVPRDRWWAPLVAMQATECAPEPMGAEDPLFILYTSGSTGKPKGVLHTTGGYLVYVSYTHECVFDLREDDVYWCTADVGWVTGHSYVLYGPLANGATTLMFEGVPSWPDVSRFWRVVDKHKVTLFYTAPTAIRALMRDGDAPVKQASRQSLRLLGTVGEPINPEAWEWYHKVVGDGRCPIVDTWWQTETGGILISPLPGATATKPGSATRPFFGVKPAVVDAAGQVLDGACEGNLVLTDSWPGQMRTVYGDHARFVETYFTAYPGSYFTGDGVRRDEDGYYWITGRVDDVINVSGHRIGTAEVESALVAHPKVAEAAVVGCPHDIKGQGIYAYVTLNAGEPGSDELRRELIGWVRKEIGPIASPDYLQWAPGLPKTRSGKIMRRILRKIAENAPEQLGDTSTLADPSVVHNLVEERLVR
- a CDS encoding response regulator transcription factor yields the protein MSEFLIADDHPLYRDALRRAITQAAPDARLFEADTVPALFSLVEAHPDAELLLLDLHMPGARGFSALAHLRGQHPGLPVIVVSAHEEATVARRALAHGAAGYIPKSSSADTIVAAIRQVLDGEIWLPPQHAAGAAELRSDEAQVAARVAELTPQQFRVLAMIAEGLLNKQIAYELGVSEATVKAHMTAIMRKLGCNNRTQVALAASQLALEPVTPPAPSIDDDQ